One Syngnathoides biaculeatus isolate LvHL_M chromosome 4, ASM1980259v1, whole genome shotgun sequence DNA window includes the following coding sequences:
- the LOC133499048 gene encoding tigger transposable element-derived protein 1-like, translated as MSFEDNQRRQKLMEAVGETPVLYGQDIQQLIGCQEELPPQQPPPIKEEEEDPQSPHKEEEGQLPPRIKVEVVEADVCDFLPIGVSVKSENDDENPTPQHHHSHRAQWMTARPDEDHPAGPPPDNLLAPLSDSDDMEVTSDSDPDWSKKGSNQHSQMPCRRRKPKRFRCSVCGQRFLREQHLTRHMRKHTGEILRCSACFKGFLHKHALTKHMKIHTGEKTASCSVWNKGFIQKSNTQTPQSTNDEPAQNQILLDNPCVGSPSMLDLANSQSVDAEYGAVTSLARLESLLSASDNLVNLPLSTAPKQLKTVSDGIRRPIRLTVEQKKEIIAEHETGIRVSDLAVQFGIAKSTICTILKNKASIKAADVAKGVMLLTKQRTQILEEVEKLLLLWVNEKELAGGGVNAAAVCHKAKMLHRDLLANTQTPNGVVCETFKASRGWFDNFVKRSGIRSIKHVEDVASLNEKDAEEFVGQFERFVKSGGYLPSQVFNCGEAAFFWRKMPKRTSLTKEEKARPGHKPMKDKLTLLLCANASGDCQMKPLLVYHSENPRAFKSNHVIKAKLPVVWRSNPKIRVTRIFFVEWVAKVFAPAVKMYLQENGLPLKCLLVMDKASAHPPALEEDLDIEYDFIKVKFLPSNTTLLLQPMGQPLISNFKKLYTRALFLRCFEVTQGTDLPLNVFWRDQFNIFHCINMIDEVWREVSYRTLQSAWKKLWPACVAEGEFEDLANEEAAVVDEIVSIGKSMGLEVDRQDVEELVEEQVADHHKDLTTADLLELQSEQVKSSEAGVFIRR; from the exons ATGTCGTTCGAGGACAACCAGCGTCGCCAAAAACTGATGGAAGCCGTTGGCGAGACTCCCGTGTTGTACGGCCAAG ATATCCAGCAGCTGATTGGTTGTCAAGAAGAGCTTCCACCTCAGCAGCCCCCCCCcataaaagaggaagaagaggatcCACAGTCTCCTCACAAGGAAGAGGAGGGTCAGCTGCCTCCCCGCATTAAAGTGGAAGTGGTGGAGGCCGATGTCTGCGACTTTCTGCCGATTGGTGTTtctgtgaaaagtgaaaacGATGATGAAAATCCAACTCCACAGCATCATCACAGCCACAGAGCACAATGGATGACCGCAAGACCTGATGAAGACCACCCTGCGGGACCACCTCCGGACAACCTCTTGGCGCCACTGTCAGACAGTGATGACATGGAGGTTACAAGCGATTCAGACCCTGACTGGTCTAAAAAGGGCTCAAATCAACATTCTCAAATGCCCTGTAGACGTCGCAAACCGAAACGTTTTCGATGCTCCGTTTGCGGTCAAAGGTTTCTTCGAGAACAGCATTTGACCAGACACATGAGAAAGCACACGGGAGAAATACTTCGGTGCTCAGCTTGTTTTAAAGGGTTCCTTCATAAGCACGCTTTGACTaaacacatgaaaatacacacggGGGAGAAAACTGCGAGTTGTTCAGTTTGGAACAAAGGGTTCATCCAAAAGTCAAATACACAAACGCCTCAGTCCACGAACGACGAACCTGCTCAAAACCAAATACTTTTGGACAATCCTTGCGTCGGTTCACCCAGCATGCTCGATTTGGCGAACAGTCAGAGCGTTGATGCCGAATACGGAGCTGTGACTTCTCTTGCACGGTTGGAAAGTCTGTTGAGTGCTTCAGACAATTTGGTTAACCTACCCCTCAGTACGGCTCCTAAGCAACTGAAAACTGTGAGCGATGGTATTAGGAGGCCTATTCGTTTGACTGTAGAACAAAAGAAGGAAATAATAGCTGAACACGAAACTGGCATCCGTGTTTCTGATCTTGCCGTTCAGTTTGGTATAGCCAAATCTACCATCTGTACAATTCTTAAAAACAAAGCGTCGATTAAGGCAGCTGATGTGGCTAAAGGGGTGATGCTTTTGACGAAGCAAAGAACTCAAATTCTAGAAGAGGTAGAGAAGTTATTATTGTTATGGGTTAATGAAAAAGAGCTTGCTGGTGGTGGTGTTAATGCGGCTGCCGTTTGTCATAAGGCAAAGATGTTGCATCGTGATTTGTTAGCTAACACACAGACTCCAAATGGTGTTGTATGTGAAACTTTTAAAGCCAGCAGGGGCTGGTTTGATAATTTTGTCAAGCGAAGTGGAATTCGTAGCATTAAGCATGTTGAGGATGTTGCGAGTTTAAATGAAAAGGATGCAGAGGAATTTGTTGGACAATTTGAGAGGTTTGTGAAAAGTGGAGGCTATCTTCCAAGTCAAGTGTTTAATTGTGGCGAAGCAGCGTTCTTTTGGCGAAAAATGCCCAAAAGAACCTCCCTCACTAAAGAGGAGAAGGCACGGCCTGGACACAAGCCTATGAAAGACAAGCTCACACTTTTATTATGCGCTAACGCAAGTGGTGATTGCCAAATGAAGCCACTTTTAGTCTACCACTCTGAAAATCCTCGCGCGTTTAAGAGCAATCACGTGATCAAGGCCAAACTGCCTGTAGTCTGGAGGTCAAATCCGAAAATCAGGGTTACAAGAATCTTTTTCGTGGAGTGGGTGGCCAAGGTCTTTGCGCCAGCTGTCAAGATGTATCTTCAGGAGAATGGTTTGCCCCTTAAATGTCTCCTCGTCATGGATAAAGCTTCTGCTCATCCTCCAGCCTTGGAAGAAGACCTGGACATTGAATACGACTTCATAAAAGTCAAATTTCTCCCATCCAATACAACTCTGTTGCTTCAGCCCATGGGTCAGCCGCTTATTTCTAATTTCAAGAAATTGTATACTAGGGCGCTCTTCTTAAGATGTTTTGAGGTCACACAGGGCACCGATTTACCACTAAATGTTTTTTGGAGGGACCAATTCAATATATTCCACTGCATCAACATGATCGATGAGGTCTGGAGAGAAGTCTCTTATCGTACTTTGCAATCTGCTTGGAAGAAACTTTGGCCGGCTTGTGTGGCGGAGGGAGAGTTCGAAGACCTTGCTAATGAGGAGGCCGCGGTCGTAGATGAGATCGTGTCCATTGGCAAAAGCATGGGCCTTGAGGTTGACAGACAAGATGTGGAGGAACTGGTAGAGGAACAGGTGGCGGACCACCACAAAGACCTCACCACAGCAGACCTCCTTGAGCTGCAGAGTGAACAAGTTAAGAGCTCTGAGGCAGGAGTATTCATCAGAAGATGA